CCGCCCCTTGGCCCTTCATATCGAATGACCAGGCACTGCCCCGGTTCGATTTCCTGATCGAGCATGGCGCCAATGGCTGCCTCCTCGCTTTCAAAGATTTTAGCGGGTCCTCTAAACGTATGCAGCTTGTCTTGCACGGCCGATTTTTTGACAATCGAACCGCGAGGGGATAAATTTCCTTTCAAAACAATCAGCCCCCCGTTCGGATTGATGGGATCATTCACGGGCCTGATCACTTCCCGATCATAAATGCTTACACTTTTAAGAGTATCACCGAGTCTTTTCCCATTGACGCCCATGACATCCAGAAACAGTGAGCGGCCTAGGTTTTTCATAACCGCCGGTATCCCGCCGGCTTCCTGTAAGGCGTTGATGGCACGAGGTCCGTTCGGTTTAATGGCGCAGGTTTGGGGGGTTTTTTCGCTCAACTCATCGAATATCTCCAAGGGTAATTCAATATTCAATTCATTGGCTATGGCGGGAAGATGAAGAAACCCGTTGGTTGATCCACCTATGGACAAAAGAACAGAGATCGCATTCTTAAAGGCGTCAACAGTCATTATTTTTGATGGAGTGATGTTATTCTCGATCATGTAACTCAGCCTTTCTCCGATCTCGAAGGCAAAATAGAACTGCTGGTCGCTCAGGGCCGGCAAAATGGCCGTGTAAGGTAAAGACATCCCCAAGGCCTCGGCCATACACTGCATGGTCATGGCCGTGCCCAGTTCCGGACAGGCCCCGGGGCCGGTAAATATCTCCTGAACTACCTTTTGGAGTTCTTTCTCTGATATTTTTCCGCCTTGCCAGGCGGCCACGAATTTTCCTATTTCGGGATAGGCAAATTCTTTTTCCTCTGGAAAAGCCTCACTGGTATAGCAGTACGGAAGCGCATATCCGCCGGGCATGACAATGGCCGGGATATCAGCCCGTGCCGCCGCCATTAACAAACCGGGTACGATTTTATCGCATGATCCAATCAGGACCAGGCCGTCCAGCAGGTTCACTTTGGCCATGATTTCTATGGATGCGGCGATAATCTCCCGGGCTGGAAGAATGTAGCGCATACCCTCGTGCGCCTCGGCCATGCCGTCACAGGGAGCGATGGTGTTGAATTCAAACGCCGTCAGGCCTGCTTTGGTAATCCCTTCCTTCACCTTGGCCGATATCTTATCGAGGTGGACATGGCCTGGATTGAGTTCGGTCCAGGTATTGGCGATTCCAACGAACGGTCTTTTCAGTTCGTCTTCCCGACGTCCGCACCCGTAGAGCAAAGGAGGTCTGATTACATTTTTTGCCAGGTCTTTAAACACGTCTGGGAGTTCATGTTTTTTGTTTGTCATGTCAGGTCACGCTCCTTTGTCCCTGCCGCTGAGTGAAAAAGGCATTAGTTAGGCGGAAAACAATCAATATCAGATTTTCGAGCATAATAATTCCTCACATCCCTTTGGATCAAGTAAAAAGCCGGTCATTACCCATACCCAAACACTGCCCGGTAATGATGGCTCAGCGGAAAAGCAGAAGCTATATGCACCCACCAACATTGTGAAGAAAGAGCAACTCCATGTAACTCCCCCCTTTTTTAAAGGGGGGTTGGGGGGATTTTTAAAATATCCTTTTTAGATCTCTGATAATCCTTCAATCAGGGCCATGACGCTTAGCCCCAGCACCTGGTGGTTATAACCTCCTTCCAGGAGGGCGAAGCATCCCCCGCCACAGCGCCTCGCTGCGACTCGAACCTTGCGGCCGATCTCCAGGTAGTCCGCTGTTCTTAACAGTCCGCCCCAATCCTCCTCATGGTTGTCGAACCCTGCCGAGATTCCAATCAGGTCTGCCTGACAGCGCTCCATGGCCTCGGTGATCTCATCCAGATAGGCCTCCCGACCGTGGGCCTCGACATTGTGGACAAAGGCAAAACTTCTATCTCTTAAGATATTGACCGTGCCATCCCCGAAGTGCAGATCAATATCCAGCACGTACGCGGTCTGGATTTTTTCTTTTCGTTTGAGGTGCTCCAGGGCGACGGCCATGTTGTTAAAATAGCAAAAGCCCCAGGATGAGTCCGCAGAGGCGTGATGCCCGGGCGGGCGGATAAGTCCAAAGGCAGGCTCGGTCAAGCCAAGCGTGGCGGCCTGGATAGCGCCTCCTGCGGCCAGGGCGGAAATTGGATAAAGGCCCAGACGCCGCACCCCGTCCACATGGGCCGTTGTATGCACGGCTGCGATATCATCTTCAGACGCGGGCTGAGCGGCCACGAACTCGGCCACAGGTTTAATCACCTCCACCACGGCTTCCATTCGTCCTTCAGCAGCCGCGGGATCAAACGTGTAAACCTGGTAGAAATCCTCATGAAAAATAATCTTCATGGGGTCCTCATTTCAATTTGAGCTGACTTATTTATCCAAATCCCAGGCGGCTCGTTCCTCGTCAAGAGGCGCATCAGTACACGCAGACTCTTTTCCAAACAGCATGCTCGCCCGCTGGCTGGTGTCATAAGGTTCCCAACTGCCCAGTCCCTCATGATTCGGATTGCCAGAACTGGCAAAGGCGATCCAGGCGTCCATCATCTGATCAGACAACCGCACGGCCTCAGGACCCGTACCGGCAAAACGCTCCTGCATGGGATGGTGCAGCGTGCCAAAAACAAAAGGCAGCTCCAGGGCGTGACAGGCGCCCAGGGCGCCGCGCATGGCCGGGGATTCCCAGGTGAACAGGTAAAGATAGGCGTCGCCGTGAGCTTCCGCCAGCCGGGTACAGGGAATGCGGAACCTGACGTCGCTGACCATGGCGTCGCAAATATCCACGTTGTCTATTGGAAGCCGGTGCGCGGCTCTTGAGCGTTTGTAAACCGCAACCATGTCGGCAGCGCTCGCCAGGGCGCCCGGGGGACGCAGTGTTTGAGCGATCTGTTCGAGTTCTTCATCCGAAATGGGCTTCACGTTTTTATGGTCTTTAAAGAGCTTCATTTCATCCCGGTTCGTGCCCGCCATCAGGGGTATGCCTTTCGCCTCTCCCTCCTTGACGGCTTCCCGCGGATGACGAGGCAGGGTTTCACCATCCACTACCGGAAACAACCGGGCCCGGGCCTGGGCCGGTTTTGTCCAGTCAATGGCCTCCCCGGGTTGAGCCTTTAAGATGTCCTCGGCCGAGACTTCTTGCAGTTTTTGAGTATTTTCAGGATCAACGCCCAGGTCAGCCAGGAATGCTTTGGTGAGACCGGCGGCCTGCTCAGGCGTTTGAACTCCATCGGCCGCGCCGCTTTGAGCGATGACCTTGTGAAACAAGCCTTTGGCCTGCGGTATGGCCATGAGAGTGACCACGGCCACGGCCCCGGCGGACTCACCGAAGATGGTCACATTATTCGGGTCTCCGCCGAAAAAGGCGATATTGTCGTGCGCCCATTCAAGCGCTGCTATCTGGTCCAGCTGGCCGCAGTTAGCCGAAGCGCCCCAGTCCCGGCCGCCGTGACTGCCTAAAAAAAGATACCCCAGAGCGCCTAATCGGTAATTGATGGTCACCACGACCACGTCGCCCCGTTCAGCCAGGAAACCGCCGTTATACAGCGGTAAGGCTGCTGAACCTAAAGTGAATCCGCCACCGTGAATCCAGAACATGACCGGGCGTCGGGCATCGTCCGCCCGAGGTGTATAGACGTTCAGATAGAGGCAGTCTTCACTTAAAGGGCCTTCAGCCGCCACACCTGGCACAGGAGACGTGCCTTGAATGGCTGAGGCGCTGAACTCTTTGGCCTCCCGCACCCCTTCCCAGCCGGCTGGCCGGAGCGGCGCACAGAAGCGCAGCTTCCCCACAGGCGGCTGCGCATAGGGGATGCCTTTAAATACCTGAAGGCCTTCATTCTGAATCCCTTCTAATGTGCCATACTGTGTTTCAACCAAGACACTCATCTTTTGTTTCCCCTTCCGTTTTTGAATCAGACTGAACCATGCTCCTAAATTCCCTTTTAAAAGTCAAATTTTTTCAAAAATTCTCTGCTCTTCATATTTAAAGAAAGCCAGTGTGGTGTCTCGTAAATAATGGTAATAATTTAAATGGACTTTCCGTTATTTTCAAAACAACTCGTCATTGGAGCGTTAGCCACGAAGCAATCCTTAGGTTTTCAATTGAAACGTATTTTTGCCATTCACTCTAAAAATCCCCCCTAACCCCCTTTAGTAAAGGGGAGGACAAAGGAAAAAATATTTCCAGTGGGAGACCGCGTCATGGGCAGTGAGAAAACTCCCCCTTTTTTAAAAGGGGGGAGACAGGCGATCCAGCCGACAAAGAGTTCATCAGGGAAGATATTAATCGGTATTTCTCTGACCACGGCCGCAAAAGACCCGGCCCGGCGCAGGACCATCGGGGCTCTTTCTGTTTCCTTCATGACCCTGGCAATAATGCGGTCAACATCAATCCTGATGCTGGGTTTGGCGCTCAGATAGGTATCTCTGAGCTTGTTTACTCTGGGTGTCGGTTTGGAGGTCATAAGCTTGTGCAGCAGGCTTGACATCGCTCAGACCGCCTTTCTCTGTTAAATGCACTACCGAAATTATCGTTTAAGTTTTATTACCTTGGTCTCAAAACATAATTGATCATCAAGGCAAATTGCAACTTTTCTTTCAAGTTTACTCACAGGCCTGATGCCTCTGTATTCCTCCTTTAAAGCCTGCGCCTTGCATGAGACGTCTTGCATGAGAAGTTGCTTGATTCGTTTATCTATGATACTTAACCGATTGTTCGCAATCCAGGCTTGGCCCTGATCAAGAGATAAATTGATGCCTGTAAGCCGAACACACCTGGAGTCGTTTCTGCCGCTTTACCACTCCACAACCGGTCAAAACGCTTCTGGTTAATGTGTTTAGCCGCATTGACAATGGATGAGAAAGAGATTCTGCTGGGTCTGAAAAGATATTGAAGATTAAACTGAAGCGCTTAACCGGGATGACCCGTCTTAAACTAAAACGTTTGCTGATTGATCCGCGAAAGGTGTTCTTCGGCTGGTGGATAACCATCGCCGGCGGCCTGCTGTGCATCTGGGGATACGGCTATCATTCCTATGGATTTTCAGCGTTGTTCAAGCCCATATCCGAGGAGCTGGGTTTCAGCCGGACAGCGACGTCAGTGGCCGCGTCAATAACAAGATTCGAAGGCGGCCTGGAGGCCCCGTTAGTAGGGTATTTATCCGACCGGTACGGTCCGAGGATTAGCGTCTTCCTGGGCATTTTTATGGCAGGCCTCGGTATGATCTTGATGTACGCCGTACACTCGCTCTGGACGTTTTATCTGGTCTGGTCGGTTATCTGCGCCACCGGTATTAATATCAGCTTGAGTGTGCCTCTGGACGTAGCCATTACCAACTGGTTTGTCAAGAAGAGAGGCATGGCTCTGAGCATCAAGTGGGTCTTCTCCGGTCTTTCCGGGGTGATCGGACTTCCCATCGTGGCCTGGCTCACCATTACTTACGGCTGGCGCACGGCCTGTGTCATCGGCGGCGTGGTCATGTGGGTCGTCGGGCTGCCTCTGGTCTGGTTTTTCATCAAACCGCACCGCCCGGAGTACTATGGACTGCTGCCTGACGGCGCTTCTATTAAAGCGGATGACACTGCCGAGGCTGTGCAGGCCGGGGTTGAGTATGCCGCCGAAGCCGGCGAAATGGAATTCACTGCCAGGCAGGCTATGAAAACCCGCGCTTTCTGGCTGCTGGTAGTGTCGTACATGTTCCACGGCGCGCTTTACCCTGTCATGAGCATACACTGCATCCCTTTTCTGACCGACAGGGGTCTGGACCCCCTTGTGGCCGCTGGGACCATGTCAATCTATATCACCGCCAGTCTCCCGGCAAGGTTTGTCAGCGGCGTTGTCGCGGACCGGGTGAGCACGCCCACAATACGCTTTTTGATGGCAGGGGCATACTTCCTGCAATGTACCGGTGTTACCCTTTTCCTCTTCTATCAGCAGAGCATGAGCGCGCTGTATGGTTTCTTTATTCTGTATGGTATCGGCATGGGAGCAGCCATGACCCTGACTCCGGTGCTCAGAGCGCGGTACTTCGGCCGGAAGGCCTTTGGCACCATCGCCGGTGTCTCCCGGGCTTTCAACGTGCCTGTTGGAGTCTTGGGCCCTGTCGCGGCCGGCTGGATCTATGACAGCACCGGGAGCTATATACCTGCCTTTATTCTCTTCGCGGTCATGCTTGGCGCATCCGCGGTGATCATGTCCTTTGTCGCACCCCCAAAAAACTAGGATGGGGGACGTTCTTTACTTTTGAAGTTTAGTTATAAGACCACCAATATACCAGTAAGCTATAACTATTTTTTGATTTCTCGGACTGAGAAATTAACCTCTCCGGTCTTAAATTTTCTTAATCGAAACAAATCAATTGTTAGAGGTATAACGCAGCATGCCATAAGAACTAC
The Deltaproteobacteria bacterium genome window above contains:
- a CDS encoding carboxylesterase/lipase family protein, which encodes MSVLVETQYGTLEGIQNEGLQVFKGIPYAQPPVGKLRFCAPLRPAGWEGVREAKEFSASAIQGTSPVPGVAAEGPLSEDCLYLNVYTPRADDARRPVMFWIHGGGFTLGSAALPLYNGGFLAERGDVVVVTINYRLGALGYLFLGSHGGRDWGASANCGQLDQIAALEWAHDNIAFFGGDPNNVTIFGESAGAVAVVTLMAIPQAKGLFHKVIAQSGAADGVQTPEQAAGLTKAFLADLGVDPENTQKLQEVSAEDILKAQPGEAIDWTKPAQARARLFPVVDGETLPRHPREAVKEGEAKGIPLMAGTNRDEMKLFKDHKNVKPISDEELEQIAQTLRPPGALASAADMVAVYKRSRAAHRLPIDNVDICDAMVSDVRFRIPCTRLAEAHGDAYLYLFTWESPAMRGALGACHALELPFVFGTLHHPMQERFAGTGPEAVRLSDQMMDAWIAFASSGNPNHEGLGSWEPYDTSQRASMLFGKESACTDAPLDEERAAWDLDK
- the ilvD gene encoding dihydroxy-acid dehydratase: MTNKKHELPDVFKDLAKNVIRPPLLYGCGRREDELKRPFVGIANTWTELNPGHVHLDKISAKVKEGITKAGLTAFEFNTIAPCDGMAEAHEGMRYILPAREIIAASIEIMAKVNLLDGLVLIGSCDKIVPGLLMAAARADIPAIVMPGGYALPYCYTSEAFPEEKEFAYPEIGKFVAAWQGGKISEKELQKVVQEIFTGPGACPELGTAMTMQCMAEALGMSLPYTAILPALSDQQFYFAFEIGERLSYMIENNITPSKIMTVDAFKNAISVLLSIGGSTNGFLHLPAIANELNIELPLEIFDELSEKTPQTCAIKPNGPRAINALQEAGGIPAVMKNLGRSLFLDVMGVNGKRLGDTLKSVSIYDREVIRPVNDPINPNGGLIVLKGNLSPRGSIVKKSAVQDKLHTFRGPAKIFESEEAAIGAMLDQEIEPGQCLVIRYEGPRGGPGMREMAFPGHILQIFGLGETCAMITDGRFSGTNYGLLVGHISPEAAEGGPLAIVRDGDIIEIDLRKKSLNADLSEGEIRQRLAKWKAPESKYKKGILSWYSKNVTSAHQGAVLKSGD
- a CDS encoding MFS transporter; translation: MKIKLKRLTGMTRLKLKRLLIDPRKVFFGWWITIAGGLLCIWGYGYHSYGFSALFKPISEELGFSRTATSVAASITRFEGGLEAPLVGYLSDRYGPRISVFLGIFMAGLGMILMYAVHSLWTFYLVWSVICATGINISLSVPLDVAITNWFVKKRGMALSIKWVFSGLSGVIGLPIVAWLTITYGWRTACVIGGVVMWVVGLPLVWFFIKPHRPEYYGLLPDGASIKADDTAEAVQAGVEYAAEAGEMEFTARQAMKTRAFWLLVVSYMFHGALYPVMSIHCIPFLTDRGLDPLVAAGTMSIYITASLPARFVSGVVADRVSTPTIRFLMAGAYFLQCTGVTLFLFYQQSMSALYGFFILYGIGMGAAMTLTPVLRARYFGRKAFGTIAGVSRAFNVPVGVLGPVAAGWIYDSTGSYIPAFILFAVMLGASAVIMSFVAPPKN
- a CDS encoding histone deacetylase family protein codes for the protein MKIIFHEDFYQVYTFDPAAAEGRMEAVVEVIKPVAEFVAAQPASEDDIAAVHTTAHVDGVRRLGLYPISALAAGGAIQAATLGLTEPAFGLIRPPGHHASADSSWGFCYFNNMAVALEHLKRKEKIQTAYVLDIDLHFGDGTVNILRDRSFAFVHNVEAHGREAYLDEITEAMERCQADLIGISAGFDNHEEDWGGLLRTADYLEIGRKVRVAARRCGGGCFALLEGGYNHQVLGLSVMALIEGLSEI